DNA from Xanthomonas hyacinthi:
GCGCTACGGCCAGCATTACAACACCGGCTCGCTGCCGCGCCAGTTCGGCCAGGTGATGTGGCGGATCGTGCGCCACGCCTTCCCGAGCCGGCCGCGGCGCACCCACGGCTTGCAGCAGGCGACCCATTCAGGTTGAGCGCGGGGGGCCAGCGGCCGGCCCCACGTACGCAGCCGGAAAAAACCGGTGGGTTCATTGCCCGCGCGTCTGCCGCCGTGCCTGCTGCCGGGCATCCACGCATCGCCGTTGCGCCGCTGGCGGGCCGTTCGGCATGCGTTGCTTCGAAAAAGCGGTTGCTTTTTCGGCTGCGCAGGAGAAGAGCGGCATAGCGCAAGCGTAGCCTTGCAACCGTTGTTCCCGGCAAACGAATGGCTTGCGCATCGCCTGCCAGACAAGCGCCCGCGCAACAACGAGGCAAACGACCGGCATTGATGGCATCCGCGATGCCCTCTTTGGCCGATGGCGCCCGCTCTTGCAGACACCGTGCGCTGCCGCATGCCGATGGCCGCACTGCTGCAATGGCGGCAAGCAGTGCATTGGCGGGCCACGATGAAATTTCCATATCCTTCGAAATTGTTCGGTCGGAAGCCAACCGCTACAGGTGCGCCCGGGCCGGCCGCGGCTGCGCCGTCGCCGGCGGCCGCGGACGCGGTGCGCGATCCCGCGCTGCCGCCGTCCGTTGTCGATGGCTTGCCGCGCCGCCCGCCGCTGCTGCGTCAGAACGCGACCCGGTCTGGTCGCTCCGCGCCGGCGCCCGTCCCCACCGCCGCGTCCAGCTGGGTCAGCCTGCCGGCGCAGACGCACGGCGACTTGAAGAGCTTGATGTATCCTCCGGCCAGCGCGGATCTTGCGCCGGGGACGCGCGGTCCGTTGGGCGCGCTGCTGCGCCATGAAGCGCGCAAGGAGTCGCTGGCCGCCGCCGTCCCTGGAAGCCAGCCGAGCGCGGCGCCATCTGCGCCGCCACCCATCCGCAGCGGACCGGCCGGCGCGCCGCCGCCGGTCGCTGCCGCGCGCGCGTCAGCGGCCACTTCGGCGCTACCGACAGTCAAGCATATCGATCTGGTGAAGCAACCGGATGCGACGATCCAGTCGCTGTCCGCAGCGCAGCTGGGCAGCCTGGCGCAGGCGTTGAATCTTGGCCCGGCAGATGCGCCGGCGCTGCACGATCCTGCCGCACGCGCCCAGCTGTTGCAGGACGTGCGCGAGCATCTGGACATGAAATTGGAAGTTGTTTTCGAGGAGGAATATGACACTCTGAACGAAAACGAGGGCATCAAAAGATCCATATTGATGAAGGGCACCACGCAGGAGCAGAAGGCTTGGAAGGAATCGGACAAGCTGAATGGTACGAACAAGGTGAATGATATGAAGGAGATGCGTGAAAAGTTGCAGCGGCTGGCTGAGCATACCCACCTGTGGTTGCGCGAGAACACCATCACCGACCCGGAAACGCAGTCGGTCAGGACCGAGGTGGATATCTATTTCGATGGTCTTCCCGATAAAAAAGAACGCCAGAACGGCACGACCCTCAAGGGGGGCGTCGGCCAAGTCTATCGTTGTGCCAAAGAAGCCGGCGGCATCGTTGCGGCGGCGCTGGAAAATCGTGAGGATATAAGGGTGCGGCGCGTTTGCGGCTTGTCGTTGGGAGGCGGCTCGGCGCAGATGTTCGCCGCCGGGCTGCAAGGCGCATGCAAGCTCAGTCATCCGCCCTCGCTGGTCCTGGCAGACCCGGCGCTGTTCAATCGGGCGCAGGTGAAGCATGCGAAAAGCCCGCACTACGATCTCAGGTCGTCCCATGGCGTGATCATCACGCTCAATGCGGCTCATGCGCCGCGCCGCAACCTGGTGGACAACCTTGAGTCGTTGGGTTTGCGTGGCACCGGCCTGGTGCGCATCAGCCTGGGCCTGAAGCAGGACGACGGCCGCGAGGGAGCGCGGATCAAGCCATATAACGCCTTCTTCGGCTATCACGGCAATGTCTACCATTACGGGAAGGCGCTGAACCGGTTCCTGGGCGCTGCGATGGAGCCAGCCGCGGCTGCGCAACCGGGATCCGCCAGCGCCGTATCGCGCGTCGGCGAATCCAGCCGCTGAGCTTCGCCATGC
Protein-coding regions in this window:
- a CDS encoding polycystic kidney disease 1-like 3 yields the protein MAALLQWRQAVHWRATMKFPYPSKLFGRKPTATGAPGPAAAAPSPAAADAVRDPALPPSVVDGLPRRPPLLRQNATRSGRSAPAPVPTAASSWVSLPAQTHGDLKSLMYPPASADLAPGTRGPLGALLRHEARKESLAAAVPGSQPSAAPSAPPPIRSGPAGAPPPVAAARASAATSALPTVKHIDLVKQPDATIQSLSAAQLGSLAQALNLGPADAPALHDPAARAQLLQDVREHLDMKLEVVFEEEYDTLNENEGIKRSILMKGTTQEQKAWKESDKLNGTNKVNDMKEMREKLQRLAEHTHLWLRENTITDPETQSVRTEVDIYFDGLPDKKERQNGTTLKGGVGQVYRCAKEAGGIVAAALENREDIRVRRVCGLSLGGGSAQMFAAGLQGACKLSHPPSLVLADPALFNRAQVKHAKSPHYDLRSSHGVIITLNAAHAPRRNLVDNLESLGLRGTGLVRISLGLKQDDGREGARIKPYNAFFGYHGNVYHYGKALNRFLGAAMEPAAAAQPGSASAVSRVGESSR